A window of Gavia stellata isolate bGavSte3 chromosome 29, bGavSte3.hap2, whole genome shotgun sequence contains these coding sequences:
- the YTHDF2 gene encoding YTH domain-containing family protein 2, with the protein MSASSLLEQRPKGQGNKVQNGSVHQKDGLNDDDFEPYLSPQARPNNAYTAMSDSYLPNYYSPSIGFSYSLGEAAWSTGGDPPMPYLTSYGQLSNGEPHFLPDAMFGQPGALGSTPFLGQHGFNFFPSGIDFSAWGNNSSQGQSTQSSGYSSNYAYAPSSLGGAMIDGQSAFANETLNKAPGMNTIDQGMAALKLGSTDVASSVPKVVGSAVGSGSITSNIVASNSLPPATIAPPKPTSWADIASKPAKQQPKLKTKNGIAGSSLPPPPIKHNMDIGTWDNKGPVAKAPSQALVQNIGQQPAQVSPQPVGQQINNSPPVAQASSGQQPQPLPPPPPQPAQLPVPQQAAQPTRWVAPRNRGNGFGQNGVDGNGVGQSQASSGSAPSEPHPVLEKLRSINNYNPKDFDWNPKHGRVFIIKSYSEDDIHRSIKYNIWCSTEHGNKRLDAAYRSMNGKGPVYLLFSVNGSGHFCGVAEMKSAVDYNTCAGVWSQDKWKGRFDVRWIFVKDVPNSQLRHIRLENNENKPVTNSRDTQEVPLEKAKQVLKIIATYKHTTSIFDDFSHYEKRQEEEENVKKERQGRVK; encoded by the exons ATGTCGGCCAGCAGCCTCCTGGAGCAG AGACCCAAGGGCCAAGGCAACAAAG TGCAAAACGGATCTGTGCATCAGAAGGATGGGTTAAATGATGATGACTTTGAACCCTACTTGAGTCCGCAGGCCCGGCCG aataatgcATACACTGCAATGTCCGATTCCTACTTACCAAACTACTACAGTCCCTCCATTGGATTCTCCTACTCCTTAGGCGAAGCTGCCTGGTCCACGGGAGGTGACCCGCCCATGCCCTACCTAACCTCTTACGGACAGCTGAGCAACGGGGAGCCTCACTTTCTCCCAGACGCCATGTTCGGGCAGCCAGGGGCCCTTGGCAGCACTCCATTTCTCGGGCAGCACGGCTTTAACTTCTTTCCAAGTGGGATTGACTTTTCGGCTTGGGGGAATAACAGTTCTCAGGGACAATCCACTCAAAGCTCTGGCTATAGTAGCAATTACGCCTATGCCCCTAGCTCGCTGGGTGGAGCGATGATCGATGGGCAGTCTGCCTTCGCTAACGAGACTCTGAACAAGGCTCCTGGCATGAACACCATCGACCAAGGGATGGCAGCTCTGAAGCTGGGCAGCACAGATGTTGCAAGCAGCGTCCCGAAAGTCGTTGGTTCGGCTGTCGGTAGCGGATCCATTACCAGTAATATCGTGGCATCTAACAGTTTGCCTCCAGCTACTATCGCTCCTCCAAAGCCGACCTCCTGGGCTGACATCGCTAGCAAACCGGCTAAGCAGCAGCCCAAGCTGAAGACCAAGAATGGCATTGCAGGTTCAAGTCTTCCACCGCCTCCGATAAAACATAACATGGATATTGGAACTTGGGATAACAAAGGGCCGGTGGCAAAAGCCCCGTCGCAGGCCTTAGTTCAGAATATTGGTCAGCAGCCAGCCCAGGTGTCCCCCCAGCCCGTGGGTCAGCAGATCAATAACAGCCCACCGGTGGCACAGGCTTCAAgcgggcagcagccccagccgctgcccccgccgccaccgcaGCCGGCCCAGCTGCCTGTGCCGCAGCAAGCGGCTCAGCCCACCCGCTGGGTTGCCCCGCGTAATCGCGGCAACGGGTTCGGTCAAAACGGAGTGGACGGTAACGGAGTGGGACAGTCTCAGGCCAGTTCTGGTTCTGCTCCTTCGGAGCCGCACCCGGTCTTGGAGAAGTTGAGATCCATCAACAACTACAACCCTAAGGATTTTGACTGGAACCCAAAACACGGCCGGGTTTTCATCATTAAGAGTTACTCTGAGGACGATATCCACCGTTCCATTAAATACAACATCTGGTGCAGTACAGAGCACGGCAACAAGAGACTGGATGCTGCCTATCGCTCCATGAACGGGAAGGGCCCTGTTTACTTACTGTTCAGTGTCAACGGTAGCGGTCACTTCTGCGGAGTAGCAGAAATGAAATCTGCTGTGGACTATAACACGTGTGCGGGTGTGTGGTCCCAGGACAAGTGGAAGGGACGTTTTGATGTCAGGTGGATTTTTGTGAAGGACGTTCCCAACAGCCAGCTGCGGCACATCCGCCTAGAGAACAACGAGAATAAACCAGTGACCAACTCCAGGGACACTCAGGAGGTGCCTCTGGAAAAGGCTAAGCAGGTGTTGAAAATCATTGCCACCTACAAGCACACCACCTCCATCTTTGATGACTTCTCACACTATGAGAAACgccaagaggaggaggaaaatgttaaaaag